Genomic DNA from Falsibacillus albus:
CACTCAATTCGTTTATCACGGACCATGTCAATTTCTACATCGTGCATCTTTCTGATTTGCACCAATTCCATTCCTCCTGTCATCCCATCAACATTTCTTTTATCTATTTCTACTTATATTTAAAACTTCCTTGAAAATCAAAAAAATCATTGTATCAGAAACATACGTTCGTATATACTAAAGATAAGAATAACACCAATTATGAATTACTTCAAATCCATATAGCTTAAAGGAGAATATGTGATGATCAAACCTTATTTATTGTTTAACAGAGAATGCGAAGAAGCTTTCCAAATGTATCAAGAAGCATTTGACGGAGAAATGAAAGCCATTCAAAAGTATGGTGACATGCCCCCAAATCCGAATTTCCCGATTTCTGATGATGATAAAGGTCTTGTTTTACACGCTGAATTGAAAATTACGGAGGCAGGACACATTATGGGATCCGATACAAGAGAAGAACATGGCGGCAGTGAAAAAGTTGCAGTCAGTGTTGAACTTGACAATGAAGGGAAAGCTTTGAAAGCATGGGAAGTCCTGAAAAACGGCGGAACTGTCCTAATGGATCTCCAGCCTACATTCTTTGCCAAACTTCATGGATCTGTCAAAGATACATATGGAGTTTCTTGGATGTTCACAGTTATGTAATGAGATTTGATAGTCAATGGCGGTTCCTTTATGGAGGGGACCGCCTTTTTGGACAATTATTGAGGCACGCAGTGAAACACAACTTGATTGGAAAGGTAATTCAACCTGAAATTCTGTTGGCTGATGATCCAGTCATAGACCTTTGGTACAGAAAAACAAATAGTTTCTTGTACCCTTTGTTCCCGTGAAGTACCAGGTGGTTCATGAAGAGGATGGATCTTGACTTCCCCTGGGATAGCAGGAGAACAGGTCGGCTTGATGAAGTTTTCGCGCGGTTGGCAAAATGAGGCTGTTTGTGCGATGACCACATCCGTCAAAGCTTTTATGTCCTGACATGTATCCATAAATATATCCAATGATACTAACCTGTCGTTTTGACAATTGAATCTTGTGCGGCAGTTAAAGTCGGTCACATCACAGGTGATCTCCGTTCCTTCCGGAGCGCATAAAAGCACGGATTCCTGCAGTTCAAAAGGAATCGGCTCGGAAACACATAGAAAAGAACCTATTATTTCAATGACCAAGTAGCCCCTTTTTATGATATTCACCTTTTGAAGTGTGACTGATTCACCGGATGGGAGCATGACAGCAACATCTTCCCTCCCGCCTGACTGCATAAGTTCTTCACATACAAGAGACGCCAATCCCTTTTGCGACAACGGGAGCCCCTGCTGGTCACTCAAATAGCAATCAATCAGACTATTTTTTATTAGCCTGCATAAATTGGGATTCAATGATTGCCGCCTCCTTTCCTTAAAACATCATTTTGATTAGGATATTCAGTCATCCAATAGCTTGTTCGCCTAAATTCTTGGTGGAGCATCATTCTCCCCTTTTTATTTTCGCTGCTTTTCCATGGTGAAAGAGAAAAGTCGTCCCTTTTCTCTAAAGAACGACTTTTCCTTTTGTGTGCAGAACTATAAAGAAATACACGGGAAAACCGCGCGGGCGTTTGGCATTGAAGCCACTGTGCGCCACGTATTCGTGACAGGATTATATGCCTCAACTACCGTTAAATAGCTATTCGGCGGTGTAAAACCACCCATGACAAAGATTTCAGAACCGCAAACACAAGCTGCGGCGGCCCAGCGTGAAGTAGGCATTGGAGCTCCGGTCGACCATGAATCGGTTGCTGGATCATAAATGTAGACATTGTTTGTGGGA
This window encodes:
- a CDS encoding VOC family protein, translating into MIKPYLLFNRECEEAFQMYQEAFDGEMKAIQKYGDMPPNPNFPISDDDKGLVLHAELKITEAGHIMGSDTREEHGGSEKVAVSVELDNEGKALKAWEVLKNGGTVLMDLQPTFFAKLHGSVKDTYGVSWMFTVM
- a CDS encoding BMQ_0737 family morphogenetic spore coat protein codes for the protein MNPNLCRLIKNSLIDCYLSDQQGLPLSQKGLASLVCEELMQSGGREDVAVMLPSGESVTLQKVNIIKRGYLVIEIIGSFLCVSEPIPFELQESVLLCAPEGTEITCDVTDFNCRTRFNCQNDRLVSLDIFMDTCQDIKALTDVVIAQTASFCQPRENFIKPTCSPAIPGEVKIHPLHEPPGTSREQRVQETICFSVPKVYDWIISQQNFRLNYLSNQVVFHCVPQ